A stretch of the Bacillus licheniformis DSM 13 = ATCC 14580 genome encodes the following:
- a CDS encoding Cof-type HAD-IIB family hydrolase produces MRLIAIDLDGTLLNTESKISAENRAAIKKALISDCIVTICTGRATFDVKALLNDLDIPIIAANGGTVHDFNYKLLSRTLMDKEAGKKAAQYLTDHQIYFEVYTDDALLSPYDGEQKLKAELDIVTSANPDEDRDTLWQGALTQFKQFGIKPVPDIREIFNGDEHIYKLLCFSFDMEKLKKAKDDLSAFPKLGLTSSGRHIIEILPDESGKGRALKELARHYGIEKKDIYAIGDSPNDLSMFEEAGHRIAMGNAIDELKHISTFITKSNDENGVAYFINKLLENEYQ; encoded by the coding sequence ATGAGATTAATTGCGATCGATTTAGACGGGACTCTTTTAAATACCGAAAGCAAAATATCCGCAGAAAACCGGGCCGCTATCAAAAAGGCGCTCATTTCAGACTGCATCGTAACCATTTGCACGGGACGGGCCACATTTGACGTAAAAGCGCTTCTGAACGATTTGGATATTCCGATTATCGCTGCAAACGGGGGAACGGTCCACGATTTCAACTATAAACTCCTAAGCAGAACGCTAATGGACAAGGAAGCGGGAAAAAAGGCCGCCCAATACTTAACAGATCATCAAATCTATTTCGAGGTTTATACGGACGATGCGCTGCTTTCTCCTTATGACGGAGAGCAGAAGCTTAAAGCAGAGCTCGATATCGTCACAAGCGCCAACCCTGATGAAGACAGGGATACGCTTTGGCAAGGCGCACTGACTCAGTTTAAACAATTCGGCATCAAACCCGTCCCCGACATTCGCGAGATTTTTAACGGAGACGAACATATTTATAAGCTGTTGTGCTTCTCATTTGATATGGAAAAGCTGAAGAAAGCAAAAGATGATCTTTCTGCCTTTCCAAAACTGGGACTCACTTCTTCCGGAAGACATATCATCGAGATTCTGCCTGATGAATCCGGCAAAGGCCGCGCTTTAAAAGAGCTGGCCCGCCACTATGGAATCGAGAAAAAAGACATCTACGCGATCGGCGACAGCCCGAACGATCTGTCAATGTTTGAGGAAGCCGGCCATCGGATCGCGATGGGCAATGCAATCGATGAGCTAAAGCATATCAGCACCTTTATCACGAAAAGCAATGACGAAAACGGCGTCGCTTATTTCATTAACAAACTGCTGGAAAATGAATATCAATAA